One Roseimaritima multifibrata DNA window includes the following coding sequences:
- a CDS encoding ArsR/SmtB family transcription factor, which produces MENEEKCAASLKAVADPLRMRIVRALQYGPLSVSDLTLLLEQEIGVVSHHLRVLYHADVVQTRREGKFIYYSLNEEIRPSKRRGKRGLLDFGCCQLDVGESEPVG; this is translated from the coding sequence ATGGAAAACGAAGAAAAATGTGCCGCTTCGTTGAAGGCGGTTGCCGATCCACTGCGGATGCGAATTGTGCGAGCTCTGCAGTATGGGCCTCTTAGTGTCTCCGATCTGACTTTGCTGCTGGAACAAGAAATCGGCGTTGTCTCGCACCACTTGCGAGTCCTTTATCATGCCGATGTTGTGCAGACTCGGCGGGAAGGAAAGTTTATCTACTACTCGCTGAATGAAGAGATTCGCCCGAGTAAACGTCGTGGGAAACGGGGACTTCTTGATTTTGGCTGCTGCCAGTTGGATGTCGGCGAAAGTGAGCCGGTTGGATAG
- a CDS encoding YihY/virulence factor BrkB family protein: protein MIQRASRYFSDVVRQPRDELTRRQRQLRYLSDLAVHCWRVLRRHRAEGMAAELTYRTIFALIPLTVLGLVMFNIVGGMDEIRDRVEEQLYGFFGVPDVSYRTAENPLDEATERQAADSIRLALSNTIDKVASLDFASIGLVGLVLFIYAALGLTNAVEGIFNSIFEAQDWRPWHLRLAIHWSLITLGTSLLSISLYLSNEVVDYVAGTSVGAGWTASLSHLAAVLASWGMLFLFYYLMPNAKVSWRAAIVGALVAALMWETAKYGFQVYVRTALPYSALYGSLGLIPLFLFWVYVTWWIVLFGLVWTYALQTLHGRVPTKAEDEAVNVISGDPEWMLPIMVEIGRAFQVGGELNREQLVQLLGIPGRSIRDLSEVMIEGGLLRQSDIKSGGGLLPAMPLDKITVADVLQLNPYSRHGHKEGAIWDFMDKLAKTRLPLATQTTIADLVSQSSQPQPANQAKQPGVSNIGIKSKNKSKQPRRRDA, encoded by the coding sequence ATGATTCAACGCGCCTCTCGCTATTTCTCCGATGTCGTTCGTCAGCCACGTGATGAACTGACGCGGCGGCAACGGCAATTGCGTTATCTGTCGGACCTTGCGGTCCACTGCTGGCGAGTCCTTCGGCGTCACCGCGCCGAAGGGATGGCCGCGGAATTGACTTATCGGACGATCTTTGCCCTGATCCCGCTGACCGTTCTCGGGTTGGTGATGTTCAACATCGTCGGGGGGATGGATGAGATCCGGGATCGAGTTGAAGAGCAACTGTACGGTTTTTTCGGGGTTCCGGATGTCTCTTACCGGACGGCCGAGAACCCTTTGGACGAAGCGACCGAACGACAAGCGGCCGACAGCATTCGTCTGGCGCTTAGCAATACGATCGATAAGGTGGCAAGCCTTGATTTTGCCAGTATCGGGTTGGTTGGTCTGGTGCTGTTTATTTATGCGGCGCTTGGTTTAACCAATGCCGTGGAGGGGATCTTTAATTCTATCTTCGAAGCGCAGGATTGGCGGCCTTGGCATCTGCGGCTAGCGATCCATTGGTCATTGATCACTCTCGGCACCAGCCTCTTATCGATCAGTTTGTATCTCAGCAACGAAGTGGTCGACTATGTCGCGGGGACGTCGGTAGGAGCTGGCTGGACCGCTTCGCTAAGCCATCTGGCAGCCGTCCTGGCCAGTTGGGGGATGCTGTTTCTGTTTTACTATCTGATGCCCAACGCAAAGGTTTCATGGCGGGCCGCGATTGTCGGCGCCTTGGTAGCCGCCTTGATGTGGGAAACGGCGAAGTACGGGTTCCAGGTCTACGTTCGTACCGCCCTCCCCTACTCTGCCCTTTACGGTTCGCTTGGCTTGATCCCGTTGTTTCTGTTTTGGGTTTACGTCACTTGGTGGATTGTCCTGTTTGGTCTGGTCTGGACCTATGCCCTGCAAACGTTGCACGGACGGGTGCCAACCAAAGCCGAAGACGAAGCGGTCAACGTGATCTCGGGAGACCCCGAATGGATGCTGCCGATCATGGTCGAAATCGGCAGAGCCTTCCAGGTAGGCGGCGAGTTGAATCGCGAGCAGCTGGTGCAGTTACTAGGGATCCCCGGACGCTCTATTCGTGATTTGTCCGAGGTCATGATCGAAGGAGGGCTGCTGCGTCAAAGTGACATCAAGTCAGGCGGAGGCTTACTGCCAGCGATGCCGCTAGACAAAATAACCGTCGCCGATGTGCTGCAGCTGAATCCCTATTCACGACACGGGCACAAGGAAGGGGCGATATGGGATTTCATGGACAAACTAGCGAAGACGCGACTCCCGCTGGCCACCCAAACCACAATCGCCGATCTGGTTAGCCAGTCATCGCAACCGCAGCCAGCGAACCAAGCAAAGCAACCAGGTGTTTCCAACATCGGTATCAAGAGCAAAAACAAAAGCAAGCAGCCACGCCGAAGGGACGCCTAA